From Desulfovibrio intestinalis, one genomic window encodes:
- a CDS encoding terminase — protein sequence MATKKTPQKTLKKDDVFLLALAESGNVTRAAKKAKLSRTQLYNKRKADPAFAGVWDEAESLGVSALEDEARRRAYDGWLEPVFHKGVKVGTVRKFSDTLLIVLLKAHKPEKYRENMKIQHGGQVSIAMPDTVKDLFDSIMTQGQPGQQGDA from the coding sequence ATGGCAACTAAGAAGACACCTCAGAAGACACTTAAAAAGGACGATGTCTTTTTACTCGCGCTTGCTGAGAGCGGGAACGTCACGCGCGCCGCTAAGAAGGCCAAGCTCTCAAGGACGCAGCTCTACAATAAGCGCAAGGCAGACCCAGCCTTTGCTGGGGTTTGGGACGAAGCTGAATCCCTTGGTGTGTCTGCCCTGGAAGATGAGGCGCGCCGCCGTGCATATGACGGCTGGCTTGAGCCTGTTTTCCATAAGGGCGTGAAGGTCGGCACTGTCCGCAAGTTCTCAGACACGCTGTTGATCGTGCTGCTGAAGGCTCACAAGCCCGAGAAGTACCGGGAAAATATGAAAATTCAGCACGGTGGGCAGGTTTCTATTGCCATGCCCGACACCGTGAAAGACCTTTTCGACAGCATCATGACCCAAGGCCAGCCTGGGCAGCAGGGGGACGCATAA
- the nrdD gene encoding anaerobic ribonucleoside-triphosphate reductase: MFDYAYPDRVVVEAEPRPAKLVGQGVGFERTRRITGYLVGDLDRFNNAKRAEERDRVKHGLSREEV; the protein is encoded by the coding sequence ATGTTTGATTACGCATACCCTGACCGCGTTGTGGTTGAGGCGGAACCACGGCCAGCAAAGCTCGTTGGACAGGGAGTGGGCTTTGAGCGCACCCGCAGGATTACCGGGTATTTGGTGGGCGATCTGGACAGGTTCAACAACGCCAAGCGGGCTGAAGAACGGGACCGTGTAAAGCATGGGTTGAGTCGGGAGGAAGTATGA
- a CDS encoding DNA repair protein RecN, translated as MLEYLRIRNLALIEDMELEFEPGMNVLTGETGAGKSFILKALGFLLGDRLSADMVRAGAERAQVEALFTLDGEDMVLRREILAETSRSRLYINDELRSQETLRDLRPRLVAHTSQHAQQKLLQPAFQARLLESGLGKPELLREREALLSRLNETADQRKALLERQAGLAEKRELLEMQQQEIDKVSPEEGEEERLEETRAQARSLEHVRENYEEALALLHGDDAEGLLDMLSHFEKVLTRMVKDDDSLRSDAEAVSALRQQLFHLGGRLRRPPQMEELPDMDKLEERLFALAQLKRKLHRSLPEILSLRDEIAENLSFLDVCALDLARLGREEEALAQQLATIVEQILPLRRSAAIGMANALEEELRQLGFSEQVRVIPHFEQHEIWPNILDERGRILWAPNPGQAPQPLDKIASGGELSRFLLALASVRQDEENAIFIFDEVDAGVGGLTLNKLAEKLYALASTRQMLLITHWPQLAAKARKHFQISKTVRDNATFTLCLPLNKAARHEELARMAGGGAQGEAVARSLEAE; from the coding sequence ATGCTGGAATACCTGCGCATTCGCAATCTCGCCCTCATCGAAGATATGGAACTGGAGTTCGAGCCGGGCATGAACGTGCTTACCGGCGAAACCGGTGCCGGCAAGAGCTTTATTTTGAAAGCTCTTGGCTTTTTGCTTGGTGACAGGCTTTCAGCAGATATGGTTCGCGCAGGAGCAGAACGCGCTCAAGTTGAGGCTCTGTTCACCCTTGATGGTGAAGATATGGTTTTGCGCCGTGAAATTTTAGCTGAAACCAGCCGAAGCCGCCTGTACATCAACGACGAACTGCGCTCGCAGGAGACCCTGCGCGACTTGCGGCCCCGCCTTGTGGCGCACACCAGCCAGCACGCACAGCAAAAGCTCTTGCAGCCGGCGTTTCAGGCGCGCCTTCTGGAAAGTGGCCTCGGTAAACCAGAACTACTGCGTGAGCGTGAGGCCCTGCTCTCTCGTTTGAATGAAACGGCTGACCAACGTAAAGCCCTTCTTGAACGTCAGGCAGGACTGGCCGAAAAGCGCGAGCTGCTTGAAATGCAGCAGCAGGAAATTGATAAGGTATCCCCAGAAGAAGGCGAAGAAGAACGGCTGGAAGAAACACGAGCCCAAGCCCGTTCTCTTGAGCATGTACGCGAAAATTATGAAGAGGCTTTGGCCCTTTTGCACGGTGATGATGCCGAGGGCCTGCTGGACATGCTCAGTCACTTTGAGAAAGTGCTGACCCGCATGGTTAAGGATGACGACAGCCTGCGCAGTGATGCAGAGGCAGTTAGCGCGCTTCGCCAGCAGTTGTTTCACTTGGGGGGGCGCTTGCGCCGCCCGCCACAAATGGAGGAACTGCCTGATATGGATAAGCTTGAGGAGCGACTTTTTGCCCTGGCGCAACTCAAACGCAAACTGCACAGAAGCTTGCCGGAAATTCTGTCCCTGCGTGATGAAATCGCAGAGAATCTCTCGTTTCTTGACGTTTGCGCGCTTGATCTTGCCCGCCTTGGCAGGGAAGAAGAAGCACTGGCGCAACAGCTCGCAACTATTGTGGAGCAAATTCTTCCCTTGCGCCGCAGCGCGGCAATTGGCATGGCTAACGCGCTTGAAGAAGAGCTGCGGCAGCTGGGCTTTTCAGAACAGGTACGGGTTATTCCACACTTTGAGCAGCATGAAATCTGGCCCAACATCCTTGATGAGCGCGGGCGTATCCTGTGGGCTCCCAACCCGGGTCAAGCGCCGCAACCTCTGGACAAGATAGCCTCCGGTGGCGAACTTTCACGCTTTTTGTTGGCTCTGGCCAGCGTTCGGCAGGATGAAGAAAACGCCATCTTCATATTTGATGAAGTTGACGCCGGGGTCGGCGGGCTTACGCTTAATAAACTGGCGGAAAAACTGTACGCCCTGGCAAGTACCCGCCAGATGCTTCTTATTACCCACTGGCCCCAGCTTGCGGCCAAAGCGCGAAAGCACTTTCAGATCAGCAAAACCGTGCGGGATAACGCCACCTTCACCCTTTGCCTGCCTTTGAACAAGGCGGCCCGCCACGAAGAGCTGGCGCGTATGGCCGGAGGCGGAGCACAGGGCGAGGCAGTTGCCCGCAGCCTTGAGGCAGAATAG
- a CDS encoding phage holin family protein — protein MIQHNVGPVDGLAYYTQSLLAWWPQKVAISAVVGGCTQFFGGDVVLVWMVCAMWAADFAFGLTEALRRGRFSCRLFGRGVLKLPTYCLYLALVGAVSVSLSRSMGISLPLLDMFCAYLLATDAVSVMGHMIRLGLPVPRTLRRVILRGQAKIQHSVETLFDDHGGQ, from the coding sequence ATGATACAGCACAACGTCGGGCCAGTGGACGGCCTCGCCTACTACACGCAAAGCTTGCTTGCATGGTGGCCGCAAAAGGTCGCTATCAGCGCCGTGGTTGGTGGTTGCACTCAGTTCTTTGGTGGGGACGTGGTCCTGGTGTGGATGGTCTGTGCCATGTGGGCAGCAGACTTTGCCTTTGGATTGACGGAGGCCTTGCGGCGAGGGCGCTTTAGCTGCCGTCTGTTCGGGCGTGGCGTTCTCAAGCTGCCTACATACTGCCTTTATCTTGCCTTGGTTGGTGCAGTCAGCGTCAGCCTTTCCCGCTCTATGGGTATCAGTCTTCCTTTGCTGGACATGTTCTGTGCCTACCTCCTTGCTACAGATGCCGTTTCTGTCATGGGCCACATGATCCGCCTGGGGCTGCCTGTGCCGCGCACTCTGCGCCGCGTCATTCTTCGGGGGCAAGCGAAGATACAGCACAGCGTAGAGACGCTGTTTGACGATCATGGCGGCCAGTGA
- a CDS encoding phage regulatory CII family protein produces MRTNNYNCPALLSEAVTQMVDDSEIPLKAIARDLGMPYTSLYRKLDPADDAMKVEVDLLFPLTRLCVGERPAEPPMSMLWLPSKFGFRLEVGEAEPDKDDVREEMLDDCKMLRDFHESMRAGEHPTYVRQFLTRIHRELDESMTRYERDFIQKAEAK; encoded by the coding sequence ATGCGTACAAATAATTACAACTGCCCTGCGCTGCTCAGTGAAGCAGTCACGCAGATGGTGGACGACAGCGAAATACCGCTGAAGGCCATAGCCCGTGACTTAGGGATGCCCTACACGTCGCTATACAGAAAACTAGATCCCGCAGACGACGCCATGAAAGTCGAGGTTGATTTGCTGTTCCCTCTCACAAGGCTTTGTGTTGGGGAGCGCCCGGCAGAGCCTCCCATGTCCATGCTCTGGCTGCCATCAAAATTTGGATTCAGGCTTGAGGTCGGAGAAGCTGAACCAGACAAGGACGATGTTCGAGAAGAGATGCTGGACGATTGCAAGATGCTTCGAGACTTTCATGAATCCATGCGCGCAGGAGAGCATCCGACATATGTTCGACAGTTTTTGACCCGCATCCACCGGGAACTGGACGAGAGCATGACCAGATACGAGCGCGACTTCATCCAAAAGGCGGAGGCAAAATAG
- a CDS encoding DNA cytosine methyltransferase, whose product MTFLDLCAGIGGFTMGLEWAGMECKGQVEKDEFCTKVLEKNWPDVQRWRDVCECAASPDLLPTVDLIAGGYPCQPFSLTGKRKGKRDDRHLWPFFKQIIAAKRPTWCLFENVAGHVTMGLDDVLSDLDILGYSAWSMLIPACAINSKDRRGRVWILAHTFGNQLQRGPLETTPRCNKKTSANEQLAGFLLTGDRASVSLARTYRSGHGVPNGAHRNKALGNAVKPQMACELGCAIIAAHYGREG is encoded by the coding sequence ATGACATTCCTAGACCTCTGCGCAGGCATAGGGGGCTTCACTATGGGGCTGGAATGGGCAGGGATGGAATGCAAAGGGCAGGTGGAAAAAGATGAATTCTGCACAAAGGTTCTCGAAAAAAACTGGCCAGACGTTCAACGGTGGCGTGATGTGTGCGAATGCGCTGCCTCTCCGGACCTCCTCCCGACAGTTGACCTTATTGCCGGCGGATACCCTTGCCAGCCTTTCAGTCTTACCGGGAAGCGCAAGGGCAAGAGAGATGACCGCCACCTCTGGCCGTTCTTTAAGCAGATCATTGCCGCAAAAAGGCCCACTTGGTGCTTGTTTGAGAATGTTGCTGGACACGTCACGATGGGGCTCGACGATGTGCTTTCTGACTTGGACATCCTTGGATACTCCGCATGGAGCATGCTTATTCCAGCTTGTGCCATCAATTCCAAAGACAGACGCGGACGGGTTTGGATTTTGGCCCACACCTTTGGCAACCAACTACAAAGGGGGCCGCTTGAAACCACGCCGCGGTGTAACAAAAAAACAAGCGCTAACGAACAACTGGCAGGATTTCTGCTCACTGGTGATCGGGCATCGGTATCCCTCGCCAGAACTTACAGAAGCGGTCATGGGGTTCCCAACGGGGCACACCGAAATAAAGCCCTAGGGAATGCGGTTAAACCACAGATGGCATGCGAATTAGGCTGCGCGATTATTGCTGCTCACTACGGGAGGGAAGGATGA
- a CDS encoding ABC transporter permease: protein MSPLPSHTGRARLAGIITNILRKMFWMLVVLWGITLISFWVIHLAPGSPTDMETTLNPLAGEAARQRLEALYGLDRPIYVQYWDWLLRLLHFDFGNSMSADSRPVLTKIMERLPLTVGMNVTAMIFTLLIAIPVGIVSACRQNSLLDRSVTVLVFLGFAMPSFWLALLLMMFFGIELQWLPISGLTSMNYEQLGLWGKFCDLAKHLALPILVYTVGGLASMSRYMRACMLEVLRQDYILTARAKGLSEGAIIWRHALRNALLPVITLLGLSVPGLIGGSVIIESIFALPGLGQLFYAAVMARDYTMIMGNLVLGAVLTLFGNLLADVCYGLADPRIRSTKDDA, encoded by the coding sequence ATGTCCCCTCTGCCCTCGCACACCGGCCGAGCCAGACTGGCTGGCATAATCACCAACATCCTGCGCAAAATGTTCTGGATGTTGGTGGTGCTATGGGGCATCACGCTTATCAGCTTTTGGGTTATTCACCTTGCTCCTGGCTCGCCTACGGATATGGAAACAACCCTCAACCCCCTTGCGGGTGAAGCTGCCCGGCAAAGACTGGAGGCATTATACGGTCTCGACCGCCCCATTTATGTTCAATACTGGGATTGGCTGCTGCGCCTGCTGCATTTTGATTTCGGCAACTCAATGTCGGCAGACTCCCGCCCTGTGCTGACAAAAATTATGGAACGCCTGCCCCTTACTGTGGGCATGAACGTTACAGCCATGATTTTTACCCTGCTCATTGCCATTCCAGTGGGCATAGTTTCAGCTTGCCGTCAGAATTCTCTACTCGACCGTTCTGTAACTGTGTTGGTCTTTTTGGGTTTTGCCATGCCGTCCTTTTGGCTGGCCTTGCTCCTTATGATGTTTTTTGGCATCGAGTTGCAATGGCTCCCCATTTCAGGACTCACATCAATGAACTATGAGCAGTTGGGCCTTTGGGGAAAGTTTTGTGATCTGGCCAAACATCTGGCCCTGCCGATTCTTGTCTACACAGTTGGCGGACTGGCCAGCATGTCGCGCTACATGCGTGCCTGCATGCTTGAGGTTCTGCGTCAGGATTATATCCTCACGGCCAGAGCAAAAGGGCTCAGCGAAGGGGCCATTATCTGGCGTCATGCGTTGCGTAACGCCCTTCTGCCCGTCATCACCCTTCTGGGACTATCTGTCCCCGGCCTGATTGGCGGCAGCGTCATTATTGAATCCATTTTTGCCCTGCCGGGCCTTGGGCAGCTTTTTTACGCCGCTGTTATGGCCCGCGATTACACGATGATAATGGGCAACCTTGTATTGGGGGCAGTGCTCACACTTTTTGGCAACCTGCTGGCTGACGTGTGTTACGGCCTGGCCGACCCGCGCATCAGAAGCACAAAGGACGACGCCTGA
- a CDS encoding S24 family peptidase, producing the protein MIMSTYDEIANGLRKYAERIGGKANLMRFLDAKKATIYRALDDEDPALPAPDVLCEWLDKINAQVSFPGEELDDYVMIPKVKAVAGAGASLETNGDVAGFYAFRNEFLKREHINGKNSVMMVVRGDSMEPLIKEGDTILIDQNDKTPQDGRIFVVGLGEELMVKVLQKIPNGWNICSINERYAPLSVQGDEMETFRVYGRVRWFGRVL; encoded by the coding sequence ATGATTATGAGTACCTACGATGAAATTGCCAATGGCCTGAGGAAGTATGCCGAGCGGATTGGAGGAAAGGCCAATCTGATGCGGTTTCTTGACGCGAAAAAAGCGACTATTTACCGCGCCCTTGACGACGAAGACCCGGCGCTACCTGCGCCGGATGTGCTGTGCGAATGGCTGGACAAAATTAATGCCCAGGTTTCATTCCCCGGCGAGGAACTTGACGACTATGTCATGATCCCAAAGGTCAAAGCTGTAGCTGGTGCAGGGGCAAGCCTTGAAACGAATGGCGATGTCGCAGGGTTTTACGCATTCAGAAACGAATTTTTGAAGCGCGAACATATCAACGGTAAAAACTCCGTCATGATGGTGGTGCGCGGTGACAGCATGGAGCCTCTTATTAAGGAAGGTGACACCATCCTGATCGACCAGAATGATAAAACGCCACAGGACGGGCGCATCTTTGTTGTCGGCCTTGGTGAAGAGCTGATGGTCAAGGTTCTGCAAAAGATTCCCAACGGCTGGAATATATGCTCAATCAACGAGCGATACGCGCCACTTTCCGTGCAGGGCGATGAAATGGAAACATTTCGCGTTTATGGGCGTGTCAGGTGGTTTGGGCGTGTTCTATGA
- a CDS encoding RusA family crossover junction endodeoxyribonuclease produces the protein MKLVVKIVPKAQMRARHGVVNGFSRTYKDKRQAAEEEALMTLLGPYQPTQPFQGQLLLGVKAFLPIPSSKTKTFKNLARKGVVRPTTKPDLDNLLKHVKDCLSKLRFWEDDKLVVGYLPHTGKYYSDEPRWEIEILECPHV, from the coding sequence GTGAAACTTGTCGTCAAAATCGTACCCAAAGCCCAGATGCGCGCGCGTCACGGCGTGGTGAATGGCTTTTCCAGAACGTACAAGGACAAGCGCCAGGCCGCCGAAGAAGAAGCGCTTATGACCCTGCTCGGCCCGTATCAGCCTACACAGCCGTTTCAGGGGCAACTGCTTCTGGGCGTTAAGGCTTTTCTACCAATTCCGTCCAGCAAGACAAAGACGTTTAAGAACCTGGCCAGAAAAGGCGTTGTGCGCCCCACCACGAAGCCCGACCTCGACAATTTGCTGAAGCACGTCAAAGACTGTCTGTCGAAACTGCGCTTCTGGGAAGACGACAAGCTTGTGGTGGGCTACCTGCCGCACACGGGTAAATACTACTCCGACGAACCGCGCTGGGAGATTGAAATTCTGGAGTGCCCGCATGTTTGA
- a CDS encoding YqaJ viral recombinase family protein, with the protein MTRSEWLALRRSGLGGSDMPSVLGVCPYGGTPLGVWRSKVLGAQDTEPSADMQRGNFLEPIIRDLYVKKTGFQVQLPTLQRHSIETWAIANLDGLIIPNLPQLPGVLEIKAPRLGKFIAFEEYGVPANYQIQVQHYMGVTGLEWADFCAWNADAFRLLIVRIERDNALIRLMWEAGREFWERHVLTGIPPDAGSAPMVKLSSLSPTVCKMDSPEWMMAAGVWREAKNILKEAEAYEGSCREQLVKMAIETGKAKARGFDVSVSIDKNGVPRVRDNMKEQAA; encoded by the coding sequence ATGACCCGCTCAGAATGGCTAGCGTTGCGTCGCTCTGGGCTTGGCGGCTCAGATATGCCGTCAGTTTTGGGGGTGTGCCCGTATGGCGGTACACCCCTTGGAGTGTGGCGGTCTAAAGTGCTGGGCGCGCAAGACACAGAACCGTCCGCAGACATGCAGCGCGGTAATTTTCTTGAGCCGATTATTCGTGATCTGTACGTGAAAAAGACAGGCTTTCAAGTACAGCTGCCAACCCTTCAACGTCACAGCATCGAAACATGGGCCATAGCGAACCTTGACGGGTTGATTATTCCAAATTTGCCACAGCTTCCGGGCGTTCTTGAAATTAAAGCCCCTCGGCTTGGAAAATTCATAGCCTTTGAAGAATACGGCGTTCCGGCAAACTATCAAATCCAAGTGCAACACTACATGGGTGTGACGGGCTTAGAGTGGGCTGATTTTTGTGCATGGAACGCAGACGCCTTTCGGTTGCTCATTGTCCGCATTGAACGCGACAATGCTTTGATACGACTGATGTGGGAAGCTGGAAGGGAGTTTTGGGAGCGCCATGTTTTGACTGGCATACCTCCCGATGCAGGCAGTGCGCCAATGGTAAAACTTTCAAGCCTTTCTCCAACAGTCTGCAAAATGGATTCACCAGAATGGATGATGGCTGCTGGTGTTTGGCGAGAAGCAAAGAATATATTGAAAGAGGCAGAGGCCTATGAAGGGTCATGCCGTGAACAACTGGTAAAGATGGCCATTGAAACGGGGAAAGCAAAGGCGCGAGGCTTTGATGTATCCGTGAGTATTGACAAAAACGGCGTTCCGCGAGTGCGGGATAACATGAAGGAGCAAGCGGCATGA
- the rdgC gene encoding recombination-associated protein RdgC yields the protein MGFANSACSFTRFRILDPVPTELWSQIPDKLKQFAFRDIDDIPEMQAQGWVCYEDMLDTEWVTAPPQKGAYIVFSLRFDIRRIPAGVIKKHLAVALRDEKNRMNEQGKTFISRERKKELKEQVMLRLRARFLPIPSEFNVLWSIDRNEVWFASTQNKMIDLFVEEFLKTFELKLEQLTPYNLADSMLDEESLARLDQLEATQFAPLS from the coding sequence ATGGGCTTTGCCAACAGTGCGTGCAGCTTTACCCGCTTTCGCATACTTGATCCGGTTCCGACCGAACTCTGGTCACAGATCCCCGACAAGCTTAAGCAGTTCGCTTTTCGAGATATTGACGACATTCCTGAAATGCAGGCCCAGGGATGGGTTTGCTATGAAGACATGCTGGATACCGAATGGGTTACGGCACCACCTCAAAAAGGTGCGTATATTGTCTTCTCTTTACGCTTTGATATTCGCCGCATTCCTGCGGGCGTCATCAAGAAGCATCTTGCTGTGGCTTTGCGCGACGAGAAAAACCGCATGAATGAACAAGGCAAGACTTTTATTTCGCGGGAACGCAAAAAAGAACTCAAAGAACAGGTAATGCTTCGGCTGCGCGCCCGTTTTTTGCCTATCCCCAGCGAGTTCAACGTGCTTTGGTCCATTGACAGGAACGAGGTTTGGTTTGCTTCCACCCAAAACAAGATGATTGACCTTTTTGTGGAAGAATTTCTTAAAACCTTTGAGCTGAAGCTTGAACAATTGACGCCCTACAATCTGGCGGATTCCATGCTTGATGAGGAAAGCCTTGCGCGCCTGGATCAGCTTGAAGCCACACAGTTTGCCCCCCTGTCTTAG
- a CDS encoding MerR family transcriptional regulator, producing MSMTTEQRQAQVSYVPKILRNMAEICEEMGVGEKTVKAWVQKGAPIAVEGDGRKVRYSAEMARLQAWRIIFLCRD from the coding sequence ATGAGCATGACGACAGAGCAACGACAGGCACAGGTGAGCTATGTTCCGAAGATACTGCGCAACATGGCCGAAATCTGCGAAGAGATGGGCGTGGGCGAAAAGACTGTTAAGGCATGGGTACAAAAAGGCGCGCCCATCGCTGTTGAGGGCGACGGGCGCAAAGTGAGATATAGTGCGGAGATGGCTAGGCTTCAGGCGTGGAGAATTATTTTTCTATGCCGAGACTAG
- a CDS encoding glycosyl hydrolase 108 family protein — protein sequence MSDNFSIAHKFTATWEGGESDHPADGGGLTKYGASLAFLKGVAAESQSNRDTLERMGIRLPITRQVIIDLTETQASSLFRWQFWDRLKLDLIPLRPAVVLYDAAVNSGPAQSIKLAQRGYNRCVTYGQPLVVDGIMGPATRAAMKMADTDKALSAMLDEREKFFQTIGDKNPSQQVFLRGWINRVDALRRYVRGL from the coding sequence GTGTCCGACAATTTCAGCATTGCTCACAAATTTACCGCGACGTGGGAAGGTGGAGAATCTGACCATCCTGCAGATGGCGGGGGCCTAACCAAATACGGCGCCAGCCTTGCATTTCTGAAGGGCGTCGCTGCCGAATCCCAATCCAACCGAGACACCTTGGAGCGTATGGGCATCCGACTGCCTATCACGCGCCAGGTCATTATCGACCTGACCGAAACTCAGGCCTCCAGCCTTTTCCGCTGGCAGTTCTGGGACCGCCTGAAGCTAGATCTTATTCCCCTGCGCCCTGCCGTGGTGCTCTATGACGCTGCGGTCAACAGCGGCCCAGCCCAATCCATCAAACTTGCCCAGCGCGGCTACAACCGTTGCGTGACCTACGGCCAGCCCCTGGTAGTGGACGGCATCATGGGGCCCGCTACTCGTGCCGCAATGAAGATGGCTGACACTGACAAAGCTCTCTCTGCCATGCTCGATGAGCGCGAAAAATTCTTCCAGACCATTGGCGACAAGAACCCCAGCCAGCAAGTTTTTCTGCGCGGCTGGATCAATCGCGTGGATGCCCTGCGGCGCTACGTGCGGGGGCTGTGA
- a CDS encoding ABC transporter permease gives MMPLALKKLLGRHIMLLLGLLIVLGMSLAALLAPVIAPYHPDTLHLDHILEPPSSLFWLGTDRLGRDVFSRLLYGGRISLWVGFVAVGISISIGTTLGLISGYFRRWVDETIMRIVDVMLCFPSFFLILAVIAFLEPDLTNIMVVIGLTSWMGVTRLVRAETLSLREREFVDAARLAGTPTSKILFRHILPNALAPVLITATLGVAGAILVESSLSFLGLGVQPPTASWGNMLMEGKAVIESAPWLSVYPGLAILITVLGYNLLGESLRDIFDPRLRR, from the coding sequence ATGATGCCCCTTGCTCTCAAAAAGTTGCTGGGACGCCACATCATGCTGCTTCTTGGCTTGCTCATTGTGCTTGGCATGTCGCTGGCCGCTCTGCTGGCCCCTGTGATTGCTCCCTACCACCCTGATACGCTGCATCTGGACCATATTCTGGAGCCACCTTCTTCTCTTTTCTGGCTTGGCACAGACAGGCTTGGCCGTGATGTGTTTTCCCGCCTGCTCTATGGCGGGCGCATATCCCTTTGGGTGGGCTTTGTGGCCGTGGGCATATCTATCAGCATTGGCACCACGCTGGGACTCATCAGCGGCTACTTCAGACGCTGGGTGGACGAAACCATCATGCGCATTGTTGACGTGATGCTCTGTTTTCCTTCATTTTTTCTCATTCTTGCAGTCATTGCCTTTTTAGAACCAGACCTTACCAATATAATGGTCGTCATAGGTCTCACCTCCTGGATGGGAGTAACCCGCCTTGTTCGCGCTGAAACCCTCAGCTTGCGTGAACGCGAGTTTGTGGACGCTGCGCGCCTGGCAGGCACGCCAACAAGCAAGATCCTTTTTCGACATATTTTGCCCAATGCCTTGGCCCCAGTGCTTATTACCGCTACATTGGGCGTTGCCGGAGCCATTCTGGTAGAATCGAGCCTGAGCTTTCTTGGGCTTGGCGTGCAGCCCCCAACCGCCAGTTGGGGCAATATGCTTATGGAAGGAAAGGCTGTGATTGAAAGCGCCCCCTGGTTGTCAGTCTATCCGGGCCTGGCCATCCTCATAACAGTACTTGGATATAACTTGCTTGGCGAAAGCCTGAGAGATATTTTTGACCCGCGGCTGCGACGTTGA
- a CDS encoding tyrosine-type recombinase/integrase codes for MPLTVAKLRTIKSTGKIERFYDEKGLYLEVTKAGGKYWRFKYAFGGKESRLTIGPWPDVSLDEAREARDEYRKSLRAGVPPSDYKNTPKADSITFKSVAEDWRANMGNIWSDSHAKTTLGRLELDVYPVLGDKALESITPHDVLPMLRSIEARGAYETAQRVLGICSMIFRYGVATKIILSDPCRDLRDALVPYTSKHFAAITRPAEVGRLLLTIDEYKGSAIVRAALVFSALTFCRPGEIRHAEWDEIDWKEKEWLLPAEKTKLRREHIVPLSRQAIEVLEGIRALTGRGRYVFPGQHNKTRPLSENGVNCALRRMGYTSDEMTAHGFRSMASTLLNEQGCWRFDVIERQLAHVEKSSVRGAYNRAEYLPERRQMMQAWADYLDELRALASGE; via the coding sequence ATGCCCCTGACTGTTGCAAAATTGAGAACAATAAAATCCACAGGCAAGATTGAACGCTTCTACGATGAGAAGGGGCTTTATCTAGAGGTAACCAAAGCTGGTGGGAAGTATTGGCGATTCAAGTATGCGTTTGGAGGCAAAGAGAGCAGGCTTACGATTGGGCCGTGGCCGGATGTAAGCCTTGATGAGGCACGCGAGGCACGAGACGAATATCGGAAGAGCCTGCGCGCAGGAGTGCCACCATCCGACTATAAAAATACACCAAAAGCGGATTCGATCACCTTCAAAAGCGTAGCGGAAGATTGGCGTGCCAACATGGGGAACATATGGTCTGATAGCCATGCAAAAACAACTCTGGGGCGACTTGAGCTAGACGTCTACCCAGTACTTGGCGATAAGGCACTCGAAAGCATAACTCCCCACGATGTGCTCCCCATGCTGCGATCTATTGAAGCGCGTGGAGCCTACGAGACTGCCCAGAGAGTTCTGGGGATTTGCTCTATGATTTTTCGCTATGGGGTCGCTACAAAAATCATCCTGTCAGATCCATGCAGAGATCTTAGGGACGCGCTTGTACCGTATACTTCTAAGCATTTCGCTGCGATTACACGCCCTGCTGAAGTTGGCCGCCTACTACTTACTATTGATGAATATAAGGGCTCTGCGATTGTACGGGCTGCCCTTGTTTTTTCTGCTTTGACTTTCTGTCGTCCAGGTGAAATTAGGCATGCGGAATGGGATGAAATAGATTGGAAAGAGAAGGAATGGTTGTTGCCAGCGGAGAAGACAAAATTGCGCAGAGAACATATTGTCCCGCTTTCAAGGCAAGCCATCGAAGTTTTGGAGGGAATACGTGCCCTGACAGGAAGAGGGCGGTATGTTTTTCCAGGGCAGCATAATAAAACGCGGCCGCTTTCGGAAAATGGTGTGAATTGCGCGTTGCGCAGAATGGGCTACACGTCTGACGAAATGACGGCTCACGGATTCAGGAGTATGGCCTCTACCCTGCTCAATGAACAGGGGTGCTGGCGCTTCGATGTTATCGAGCGCCAGCTTGCCCATGTCGAAAAAAGTTCAGTTCGGGGTGCTTACAACCGGGCCGAATATTTGCCTGAGCGCCGTCAAATGATGCAAGCATGGGCTGACTACCTCGATGAGTTACGAGCCCTTGCATCTGGCGAATGA